The Spirosoma foliorum genome has a window encoding:
- a CDS encoding DUF4129 domain-containing protein, whose product MKDRIELRVAVYELRVGRLCCLILWLCLLLAIPPAALAQVQKTTPPVAVRDDRTPLQVRYPEADHLRDLQTDHDYQYGNDAPPPENPIARFFQWLFRKIGAFLRSESYYNVWQYVILAGVVALVIYLLMKAEVMKILFPKSAQSSGLDYENLAENIHEIDFDVAVEEAVNNRNFRLATRLLYLQTLKRLTDAGRITYKPDKTNRQYVYELANSPLQADFETLTRQFEFVWYGDFPIDESRFGQLRQQFRQFNQPVAHQA is encoded by the coding sequence ATGAAGGATCGTATTGAATTACGGGTTGCGGTTTACGAGTTACGCGTTGGACGATTATGTTGTCTGATCCTTTGGTTGTGCCTCTTGCTAGCCATACCACCAGCGGCTTTGGCTCAAGTACAAAAAACAACTCCTCCAGTTGCCGTCCGGGATGATCGTACTCCTCTGCAGGTACGTTACCCGGAAGCCGATCACCTGCGCGATCTCCAAACCGACCATGATTATCAATATGGCAACGATGCCCCTCCACCCGAAAACCCAATAGCCCGCTTTTTTCAGTGGTTATTTCGAAAAATCGGAGCGTTTCTTCGCAGTGAATCCTATTACAACGTTTGGCAGTACGTCATTCTGGCTGGTGTTGTCGCATTGGTAATTTACCTGCTCATGAAGGCCGAAGTGATGAAAATCTTGTTTCCTAAAAGCGCTCAATCGAGCGGCCTTGACTATGAAAATCTGGCCGAAAATATCCATGAAATTGATTTCGATGTGGCCGTTGAGGAAGCTGTCAATAACCGAAATTTCCGGTTAGCCACACGTCTGCTTTATCTACAGACACTCAAACGCCTAACCGATGCTGGTCGAATTACCTATAAGCCCGACAAAACGAATCGGCAGTATGTGTATGAGTTAGCTAATTCGCCATTACAGGCTGACTTTGAGACATTGACCCGGCAATTTGAGTTTGTCTGGTACGGCGATTTCCCAATTGATGAATCCCGGTTCGGGCAGCTTCGTCAACAATTCCGACAGTTTAATCAGCCGGTTGCTCATCAGGCTTAA
- a CDS encoding DUF4350 domain-containing protein, whose amino-acid sequence MPKPNKYFLILLATVTAYMLFEYYRPKPIDWRSTYQNDDKVPFGTQALFELLPDALPQSTVKMTRLPIYNFLGETKLPSLSNYLFINEDFKADSIEQGQLLAYVNRGNTVFISAYNLPDSLCAKLGFKADVKPNNKADTTLRQNFVNPKLHTAKGYNFFHDDGRNFLMIKKPQNITILGRNARKEPIFIRVQYGKGQFFIQNLPLAFTNYYVLSTKTSDYAFKALSYLPVRPTYWDEYQKQGRFDEDQQSIFRYVRSQPALNWAYYLVVFGLIFYAIFAGKRTQRIIPIIESPKNTSLDFVKTVGRMYFQQSDHDNLARKKIQYFLADLRERYGLNTTVLDKEFTETLARKSGASIDETAELVRLLRDAQRSISLSEFDLLTLNRAMEKLKQTI is encoded by the coding sequence TTGCCTAAACCGAATAAATATTTCCTGATCCTGCTAGCAACGGTAACGGCCTATATGCTCTTTGAGTATTACCGCCCCAAGCCGATTGACTGGAGGTCAACTTATCAGAACGATGACAAAGTGCCGTTCGGAACCCAGGCGTTGTTCGAGCTTTTGCCAGATGCTCTTCCACAGTCGACGGTGAAGATGACACGGCTGCCCATTTACAACTTTCTGGGCGAGACGAAACTCCCTTCGCTCAGCAATTACCTGTTTATCAATGAAGACTTTAAAGCCGATAGTATTGAGCAGGGGCAACTCCTGGCGTATGTAAACAGAGGCAATACCGTCTTCATTTCGGCGTACAATCTGCCTGATTCACTTTGTGCGAAATTGGGATTTAAGGCAGACGTAAAACCGAATAACAAAGCCGATACAACCCTCAGGCAGAACTTCGTCAATCCAAAGTTGCATACGGCGAAGGGCTATAATTTCTTCCACGACGACGGTCGTAATTTCCTGATGATCAAAAAACCGCAGAACATCACTATTCTGGGTCGTAACGCTCGTAAAGAGCCTATTTTCATTCGGGTGCAGTACGGGAAAGGGCAGTTTTTTATCCAGAACCTACCGTTGGCGTTTACGAACTATTACGTACTGAGCACCAAGACATCGGACTACGCGTTCAAAGCACTTTCTTATTTGCCCGTTCGTCCTACCTACTGGGATGAATACCAGAAACAGGGACGATTCGATGAAGATCAGCAATCAATTTTCCGATATGTTCGTTCACAACCCGCCCTCAACTGGGCTTACTATCTGGTTGTCTTTGGGTTAATTTTCTACGCCATCTTTGCCGGAAAACGCACGCAGCGCATTATACCCATTATCGAATCGCCTAAAAACACATCGCTCGATTTTGTGAAAACCGTTGGGCGCATGTATTTTCAACAGAGCGACCACGACAACCTCGCGCGCAAGAAAATCCAGTACTTCCTGGCCGATCTACGCGAACGCTACGGCCTAAACACAACCGTTTTAGACAAAGAATTTACCGAAACGTTAGCCCGAAAAAGTGGTGCATCCATAGACGAAACAGCAGAGTTAGTGCGGCTCCTTCGCGACGCCCAACGCAGTATCTCGCTCTCGGAATTTGATTTGTTAACCCTGAACCGAGCAATGGAAAAACTTAAACAAACTATCTGA
- a CDS encoding AAA family ATPase has translation MDSFETRLDLTSLTAAVEAIRTEVGKVIVGQHQTVDLLLTALLADGHVLIEGVPGVAKTLTAKLLAKTMSVGFSRIQFTPDLMPADVLGTSVFMPKTGDFSFRQGPIFSNLVLIDEINRAPAKTQAALFEVMEERQVTNDGTTYLLNEPFMVLATQNPIEQEGTYRLPEAQLDRFLFKIVVGYPTATEEVDILRGHHQRRNLSDALEAVNAVLTAEQLATLRNQVHQVHVEDKLFDYIAQIVQATRANKSLYLGASPRASVSLLNSAKALATLRGRDFITPEDVQELAAPVLRHRVLLTPEREMEGGTADEVVAQLVQKIEVPR, from the coding sequence ATGGATTCATTCGAAACTCGTTTAGACCTTACGTCCCTCACCGCTGCGGTTGAGGCTATCCGCACTGAAGTTGGTAAAGTCATCGTCGGGCAACACCAAACGGTCGATTTACTGTTAACGGCTCTACTCGCTGATGGGCATGTGCTCATTGAAGGCGTACCGGGCGTGGCCAAGACATTAACGGCGAAACTGTTGGCAAAAACGATGTCGGTAGGTTTTAGCCGGATTCAGTTTACGCCCGACTTAATGCCCGCCGATGTTCTGGGAACATCTGTTTTCATGCCCAAAACGGGTGATTTCTCGTTCCGACAAGGCCCTATTTTTTCGAATCTGGTTCTGATTGATGAAATCAACCGCGCTCCTGCCAAAACACAGGCCGCCTTGTTCGAGGTGATGGAAGAGCGGCAGGTCACAAATGATGGCACAACGTATCTGCTCAATGAGCCATTCATGGTGCTGGCCACTCAGAACCCCATTGAGCAGGAAGGCACCTACCGATTGCCCGAAGCACAACTTGACCGTTTTCTGTTCAAAATTGTCGTTGGTTATCCAACGGCAACTGAAGAAGTAGATATTCTGCGAGGTCATCATCAACGCCGGAACCTGTCAGATGCTCTTGAGGCCGTCAACGCCGTACTTACTGCTGAACAACTGGCCACATTACGCAATCAGGTGCACCAGGTTCACGTTGAAGATAAGCTATTTGATTACATTGCCCAGATTGTACAGGCTACCCGTGCTAACAAATCGCTGTATCTGGGCGCATCACCCCGTGCATCGGTGTCGCTGCTGAATAGTGCTAAGGCACTGGCTACGCTCCGAGGTCGTGACTTCATTACCCCCGAAGATGTTCAGGAATTGGCAGCCCCTGTGTTACGCCATCGGGTTTTGCTTACGCCTGAACGTGAAATGGAAGGCGGAACTGCTGATGAGGTTGTAGCACAATTGGTCCAAAAAATTGAGGTGCCAAGATAG
- a CDS encoding tetratricopeptide repeat protein — protein MMRLCFFCWLLPPLSVLAQDNERILKSFASTLAANRSAQTRFFFGERRERVRSDTLSANTQNFRHRAFNYVWAKDYEQAVVWLEKTTALSPKEHGIVGEFYLTQFHDYPRALTHFNAYDALTPNFDDIVGYNPVSYMRGLAYRSMGNHEKAIEQFSIAIEPLAAKHGDEWVNYRHFVSRAVSYIATQQPEKALADLEKAGKNYKRSALVQYHRGRALLLLNRTAEAKTAFQDASFFFKALRAERRGDYQEDDFNPIYEIEIDEIISQLKSKP, from the coding sequence ATGATGCGACTCTGTTTTTTTTGCTGGCTCTTGCCGCCACTATCTGTGCTCGCTCAGGACAACGAACGCATCTTAAAATCCTTCGCGTCGACGCTAGCCGCGAACCGATCAGCCCAGACAAGATTCTTTTTTGGGGAAAGGCGGGAGAGGGTCCGCTCAGATACGTTGTCGGCCAATACGCAGAATTTTCGGCATAGGGCTTTTAATTATGTGTGGGCAAAAGACTATGAACAGGCAGTTGTGTGGCTGGAAAAAACGACTGCGCTTTCACCAAAGGAACATGGTATTGTCGGCGAATTCTATCTGACTCAATTTCACGACTATCCGCGTGCGCTGACACATTTTAATGCGTACGATGCGCTAACACCTAACTTCGATGACATCGTCGGCTACAATCCGGTAAGCTATATGCGTGGGTTAGCCTATCGAAGTATGGGAAACCACGAGAAGGCAATTGAGCAATTTTCGATAGCGATTGAACCATTAGCCGCTAAGCATGGTGACGAATGGGTTAATTATCGACATTTTGTAAGCCGGGCCGTTAGCTATATCGCGACCCAACAACCCGAGAAAGCCTTAGCAGACCTAGAAAAAGCCGGCAAAAATTACAAGCGGAGTGCCCTTGTCCAATACCACCGCGGGCGAGCCTTGCTCCTATTGAATCGAACAGCCGAAGCTAAAACAGCCTTTCAGGATGCTTCCTTTTTCTTCAAAGCCCTCCGAGCCGAGCGTAGAGGGGATTATCAGGAAGATGATTTCAACCCCATCTATGAGATCGAAATTGACGAGATTATCAGTCAATTAAAATCCAAACCGTAG